The Niastella koreensis GR20-10 genome includes a window with the following:
- a CDS encoding tyrosine-type recombinase/integrase, with amino-acid sequence MSLSDMQCRAAKPQTKPYKLFDSDGLYLEVLPSGVKSWRLKYSIHEKEKRMALGIYPNVPLIEARQKKTEAKALVEQGLDPILVRIEQKQIAALAQADTFEKMALEWYEKQIDNWKSSYAEKMKHYLERYIFHKIGGFPLHAIKPLMMLNCLQEIEKTNPDMSRRLKGACSQIFKYAIATGRGENDPTYGLEVAFKKFKKGHYASITVDEFPDFIVKLYDYRDRINRKTFLALRLMLLTFVRTQELIHAKKTEFDLINKKWVIPGERMKRGLPHIVPLSRQAVEIVKELITLSGYREYLLPGYFKPREPMCNHTLLMAIKRMGYKGRMTGHGFRSLALGILKEKLHYSHDVADRQLAHVPKSSVDRAYDRAQFLPQRIEMMQNYADYIDKTYLEELARQMSKT; translated from the coding sequence ATGTCACTTTCTGACATGCAATGTCGTGCTGCCAAACCTCAAACCAAACCATACAAATTATTCGATAGTGATGGGCTTTACCTGGAAGTTCTGCCTTCCGGTGTAAAGTCCTGGCGCTTGAAATATAGTATTCATGAAAAAGAAAAGCGCATGGCACTTGGTATTTATCCAAACGTACCATTGATCGAAGCGCGACAAAAGAAAACAGAAGCAAAGGCACTTGTGGAGCAGGGCCTTGATCCCATTCTTGTGAGAATAGAACAAAAGCAAATTGCAGCCTTAGCGCAAGCCGACACATTCGAGAAAATGGCCCTGGAATGGTATGAAAAGCAAATAGATAACTGGAAGTCATCATATGCGGAAAAAATGAAGCACTATTTGGAAAGATATATCTTTCACAAAATCGGGGGTTTCCCTTTGCATGCCATCAAGCCGCTCATGATGTTGAATTGTCTACAAGAGATTGAGAAAACTAATCCTGACATGTCACGACGTTTAAAAGGAGCCTGTAGTCAAATTTTCAAATATGCCATTGCCACCGGACGAGGAGAGAATGATCCAACTTACGGCCTGGAAGTCGCTTTTAAAAAATTCAAAAAAGGTCATTATGCATCCATCACAGTTGACGAATTTCCTGATTTTATCGTCAAGTTGTACGATTACCGGGATCGCATTAACCGAAAAACCTTCCTTGCTTTACGCTTAATGCTTTTGACATTCGTGCGCACACAAGAGCTAATCCACGCTAAAAAGACTGAATTTGACCTTATAAACAAAAAATGGGTAATTCCTGGCGAACGAATGAAAAGGGGCCTACCGCATATAGTTCCGCTATCACGACAGGCAGTGGAGATTGTAAAGGAGCTAATAACACTTAGTGGTTACAGGGAATATTTGCTACCTGGTTACTTTAAGCCTCGTGAACCCATGTGCAACCACACTTTACTCATGGCAATCAAACGGATGGGATATAAAGGCCGTATGACCGGGCATGGGTTCCGTTCACTGGCTTTGGGTATTTTAAAAGAAAAATTGCATTACTCACATGATGTGGCTGATCGGCAATTAGCACACGTTCCTAAAAGCAGTGTAGACCGGGCTTATGACCGGGCACAATTCCTGCCACAGCGTATTGAAATGATGCAGAATTATGCTGATTATATTGATAAGACTTACCTGGAAGAATTGGCAAGACAAATGAGCAAAACCTAA
- a CDS encoding SymE family type I addiction module toxin, whose translation MQEHVEQFTTKEELFKHVDKILQENGTYRIDYAEDRATLYYSYPEPERLYTVLKGDDKDSLLFYIPTHGGNIPVQLDKGDTLIFESEEEDDGKVWFSYPKRLIGREAEDMEDAIGYTEFSSLLEMDACGLIENNNSIAPSEPIQIAPCKPVIKKTVPRIRTSKKCDTITKVPDLYVDYKMDGAEERSIKRAKKLFEKMEDALGDVTNISQYMNKYDETCIRTLKVSEVHYLTSRHNYKSAASIRLSGKWLEKVGFQIGDSIQIVAINGMLLIVPVALPFAPHELDPENSWPAY comes from the coding sequence ATGCAAGAGCATGTTGAACAATTCACGACAAAAGAAGAACTATTTAAGCACGTCGATAAAATTTTGCAGGAAAACGGCACCTATCGTATCGATTATGCCGAGGACCGCGCAACGCTTTATTACTCATATCCTGAGCCAGAACGCCTCTACACCGTTTTGAAAGGAGACGATAAAGACAGTCTATTATTCTATATCCCTACACACGGCGGTAATATTCCTGTTCAACTCGATAAAGGCGACACGTTGATTTTTGAAAGCGAGGAAGAAGACGACGGCAAAGTATGGTTTTCCTATCCGAAACGTTTGATCGGGCGTGAAGCGGAAGACATGGAAGATGCCATCGGTTATACAGAATTTAGTAGTTTATTGGAGATGGACGCCTGCGGCCTGATCGAAAATAATAACTCTATTGCCCCAAGTGAGCCTATTCAAATTGCACCCTGTAAACCCGTTATAAAGAAAACAGTTCCACGCATTCGGACAAGCAAAAAATGCGACACTATCACAAAAGTGCCGGACTTATATGTGGATTATAAAATGGATGGCGCGGAAGAAAGGTCAATCAAACGCGCTAAAAAACTGTTTGAGAAAATGGAAGATGCTTTGGGCGATGTGACGAATATTTCCCAGTATATGAATAAATACGATGAGACGTGTATTCGGACGCTCAAAGTCTCTGAAGTGCACTATCTCACTTCACGGCACAATTACAAATCCGCAGCCTCTATCCGGCTTTCAGGAAAATGGTTGGAGAAAGTTGGATTTCAGATAGGCGATAGTATACAGATCGTTGCGATCAATGGAATGTTACTGATTGTGCCCGTGGCTTTGCCATTTGCTCCTCATGAGTTGGACCCGGAAAACTCATGGCCTGCTTACTGA
- a CDS encoding RNA polymerase sigma factor — MNKKLHINEQLLIDLLCANNCKAFEFVHDTFSPALHGSLIDLVETDKENASHILEDGFSAVWQIVHQSYDQRQQQLFSWLLHMMHQLAMVALKQLNRWPSADELERLSLCLRRKLSTMNVSQRHVIELMYDQGYCKARIASALNIPIETVDHLLKSGFRELKAYLKTFI, encoded by the coding sequence ATGAACAAGAAATTACACATCAATGAACAGCTATTGATTGATCTGCTGTGTGCCAATAATTGTAAGGCGTTTGAGTTCGTGCATGACACGTTTTCGCCTGCGTTACATGGTAGTTTGATTGACTTGGTTGAAACCGACAAAGAGAATGCAAGTCATATCCTGGAAGATGGGTTTTCCGCTGTCTGGCAAATTGTTCATCAATCTTACGATCAACGCCAACAACAACTATTCTCCTGGTTGCTCCATATGATGCATCAACTTGCAATGGTTGCCTTAAAACAACTCAACCGCTGGCCGTCTGCGGATGAATTGGAACGCTTGTCACTCTGTTTGCGGCGTAAATTATCGACCATGAACGTTTCGCAAAGGCATGTTATAGAATTGATGTATGACCAGGGTTATTGCAAAGCGAGGATTGCCAGCGCTCTCAATATTCCGATTGAAACCGTAGACCACCTGTTGAAATCAGGTTTTCGGGAGTTGAAAGCGTATCTAAAAACATTCATTTAA
- a CDS encoding helix-turn-helix domain-containing protein: MKNVLMQVLRETHGYNKKQIADKLGMTPQDYIELETSLVAMTPEQAYQLAAVYNIHQEYFLESSRQLELLLTRNAVVQQQQSEIEHFRQFMFIHKELFLDSVWKKKTEVNDENVSDEQEITHQ, translated from the coding sequence ATGAAAAACGTTCTCATGCAAGTGCTTCGAGAAACGCACGGCTACAACAAGAAACAAATTGCCGACAAGCTCGGCATGACGCCACAGGACTATATTGAACTAGAAACGAGCCTCGTCGCTATGACGCCAGAACAGGCTTACCAACTCGCCGCCGTCTATAACATACATCAAGAGTATTTCCTTGAATCGTCGCGGCAGTTGGAATTACTGTTAACGCGCAATGCGGTGGTGCAACAACAGCAATCCGAAATCGAACACTTTCGACAATTCATGTTTATTCATAAAGAATTGTTTCTGGACAGCGTATGGAAGAAGAAAACCGAAGTGAATGACGAAAACGTGAGCGATGAACAAGAAATTACACATCAATGA
- a CDS encoding recombinase family protein, whose translation MKIPAVEYHRVSRERQSEEGYGLDASKADIHSFLMSHDKYEVHKVFVEVECGDRNNRPELAKALNYCKRHKAVLLVAKLDRLSRRVSMISTLLESNIQFWVVAYPTINPKENPFFFQMLAIAAELELKHLRERTKAGLAVAKSKGVVLGCNGKVLAEKNKKAADDFALHMSPELLKAKAEGLSLRATAENWNYRHIPTARGNGCQWDATTVYHLSKRIERISNNQTV comes from the coding sequence ATGAAGATTCCCGCTGTCGAGTACCACCGCGTATCTCGTGAACGGCAAAGTGAAGAAGGTTATGGCCTGGATGCTTCAAAAGCAGACATCCATAGCTTTTTAATGTCGCATGACAAATATGAAGTTCATAAAGTGTTTGTAGAGGTTGAATGTGGCGACAGAAACAACCGACCAGAGCTTGCAAAGGCACTCAATTATTGCAAAAGACACAAAGCAGTTTTATTGGTGGCAAAACTTGACCGCCTGAGCCGCCGTGTGTCCATGATTTCAACACTCTTGGAAAGCAACATTCAGTTTTGGGTGGTGGCTTATCCGACGATCAACCCAAAGGAAAACCCGTTTTTCTTTCAAATGTTAGCGATAGCGGCAGAGCTTGAGTTAAAGCATTTGCGCGAACGAACAAAAGCGGGCCTGGCTGTTGCCAAAAGCAAAGGCGTGGTTTTGGGTTGCAATGGAAAAGTTCTGGCTGAAAAAAACAAAAAAGCCGCAGACGACTTTGCGCTACACATGTCACCAGAACTCCTGAAAGCAAAAGCGGAAGGGCTGAGTTTAAGGGCCACAGCGGAAAACTGGAATTATCGGCATATCCCGACAGCCAGGGGCAATGGGTGCCAATGGGATGCAACAACCGTGTATCATCTGTCAAAACGAATAGAACGAATTTCTAACAATCAAACTGTTTAA
- a CDS encoding helix-turn-helix domain-containing protein, with product MNSIGQTIETLRRKKRMKQGELAQKANITQSYLSMIESDKAEASTSTLSAIAEVLGVPYQLLVMASLSVTQISEDKKETYYKVVPLIQEMIDSYFLKKEN from the coding sequence ATGAACTCCATCGGACAAACAATCGAAACCTTAAGAAGAAAGAAAAGGATGAAACAAGGAGAGTTAGCTCAGAAGGCTAATATAACTCAATCATATCTTTCTATGATTGAAAGTGACAAAGCTGAGGCCAGCACTTCAACTCTTTCAGCTATAGCTGAAGTATTAGGAGTTCCTTACCAATTGTTGGTTATGGCCTCCCTCTCGGTTACTCAAATTTCTGAAGATAAGAAAGAGACATACTACAAGGTGGTCCCTTTAATTCAAGAAATGATTGACTCCTATTTTCTTAAAAAAGAAAACTAA